Proteins encoded within one genomic window of Companilactobacillus sp.:
- a CDS encoding amino acid permease translates to MHLFQKKDVVSALASNKKLTRSLSAWDLIIMGVGVIVGAGIFITPGIIAANYAGPGVIFTYLLAAIVCIGAAFCYSEFASTIPLAGSAYTYSYTIYGEIIAWIIGWSLVAEYLFATSSVAVSWSAYFRNLLTGFGIHLPPMLQSAAGTAGNPAGRFDLIAFIVVFLVVVLTLQGLKNSVRVSTIMVYVKIFVIILFVVVALFFFQPKNFDPLLPYGWTGVGKGASIAFFAFLGFDVVSTASEEVKNPKRNMPIGIISSLLIVSVLYGLVSFALVGAVKYTKLNVSDPVAYALRVLHQNWAAGIISLGAVMGMTTVLIVIVYGGTRLIYSISRDGLLPTNLNKLNKAGIPTGSTILFGLIAALVAAILPLDKITELVNVGTLLAFSSTSLGVLFLNRNKNTKDLEPAFKVPLYPVFPVVAFLACLYLLVQLQAFTWEMFAVWQLIGLVIYFGYGYRHSHLNKNNIN, encoded by the coding sequence ATGCATTTATTTCAAAAAAAGGATGTCGTCTCCGCACTAGCATCCAATAAAAAGTTGACTCGCTCATTGAGTGCTTGGGATCTCATCATCATGGGGGTTGGTGTGATCGTCGGTGCTGGTATCTTCATCACTCCAGGTATCATCGCCGCAAATTACGCCGGACCAGGTGTTATCTTCACCTATCTTTTAGCTGCAATCGTGTGTATTGGGGCAGCCTTTTGTTACTCTGAATTTGCATCGACCATCCCTCTAGCCGGTAGTGCCTACACTTATTCGTACACTATTTATGGCGAAATCATTGCTTGGATCATTGGTTGGTCACTAGTTGCCGAATACTTATTTGCAACCTCATCAGTTGCCGTTTCTTGGTCAGCTTACTTTAGAAACTTGCTGACTGGATTTGGCATTCACTTGCCACCAATGTTGCAATCAGCTGCTGGGACTGCCGGCAATCCTGCTGGACGTTTTGACCTGATTGCCTTTATCGTGGTCTTTTTAGTTGTCGTCTTGACCCTACAAGGTTTAAAAAATTCAGTTCGTGTTAGCACGATCATGGTATACGTTAAAATTTTCGTTATCATCTTATTCGTAGTTGTAGCACTATTCTTCTTTCAACCTAAAAACTTCGATCCACTCTTGCCATATGGCTGGACTGGTGTCGGTAAAGGTGCCTCAATTGCCTTCTTCGCCTTCTTAGGATTCGACGTAGTTTCGACCGCTAGTGAAGAAGTTAAAAATCCAAAACGCAATATGCCTATTGGTATCATTTCATCATTGCTGATCGTTTCAGTTCTTTATGGGCTGGTTTCATTTGCCTTAGTTGGTGCCGTTAAATACACTAAACTAAACGTTTCGGACCCTGTTGCCTATGCTTTGCGTGTTCTTCATCAAAACTGGGCCGCCGGAATCATCTCGCTTGGTGCTGTCATGGGAATGACAACTGTTTTGATTGTTATCGTCTATGGTGGAACTCGTTTGATCTACTCGATCAGTCGTGACGGCTTGTTGCCAACTAACTTGAACAAGTTAAATAAAGCCGGCATCCCAACCGGTTCAACAATTTTATTCGGTTTGATTGCCGCATTAGTCGCAGCTATTTTACCTTTGGATAAGATCACTGAATTGGTTAACGTTGGTACATTATTAGCCTTCTCGTCCACTTCTTTGGGTGTTTTATTCTTAAACAGAAATAAGAATACTAAGGATTTGGAACCAGCATTTAAAGTGCCACTTTATCCAGTATTCCCAGTTGTGGCGTTCCTAGCTTGCTTGTACTTGTTAGTTCAATTGCAGGCATTTACTTGGGAAATGTTCGCAGTATGGCAGTTGATCGGATTAGTAATCTACTTTGGTTATGGCTATCGTCATAGTCATTTGAATAAGAATAATATTAATTAA
- a CDS encoding ABC transporter permease, with the protein MRRTLAIAKRVTLELLRDKRTLALMFLAPILILTLMKLVFTANTTTNVNLATVNVQSSLVKQIDKMSHIDTHNYSSQAKAKKALKSEKVDGIIQSKSDGFHVTYANTDPSKTAATKAALNTSVMINNMQELKTTLTKIQSQMPAQAQANQPQQKRTKTKIHNSYVYGNKDTNFFDKMLPILMGFFVFFFVFLISGMALLNERTSGTLGRLLATPVRRSEIVFGYMISYGFLAIFQTLLIVLFTIYVLQVEVVGNILNIVIVNVILAFVALAFGILMSTFAKSEFQMMQFIPLVIIPQVFFSGIIPLDTMAHWVQYIAYILPLKYSGEATSDIVMSGKNLWQVMNPILVLLLFLVILTMANIRGLRRYRKV; encoded by the coding sequence ATGAGAAGAACGTTAGCCATAGCTAAAAGAGTGACATTAGAACTCTTAAGAGATAAGAGAACTTTAGCATTGATGTTTCTGGCACCGATTTTGATTTTAACTTTGATGAAATTAGTTTTTACCGCCAACACGACGACCAACGTCAACCTAGCAACGGTCAACGTTCAGTCAAGTTTGGTCAAGCAGATCGACAAGATGTCGCACATTGATACGCACAATTATTCCAGTCAGGCCAAGGCCAAGAAAGCTCTGAAGTCTGAAAAAGTCGATGGGATCATCCAGTCAAAGAGTGACGGCTTTCATGTGACATACGCCAACACTGATCCTTCAAAAACGGCTGCAACTAAGGCTGCTTTGAATACATCAGTTATGATCAACAACATGCAGGAGCTGAAAACTACGTTGACGAAGATTCAGTCACAAATGCCAGCTCAGGCACAGGCCAATCAGCCTCAGCAAAAGCGGACCAAGACCAAGATTCACAACAGCTATGTTTACGGCAATAAGGACACTAACTTTTTTGACAAGATGTTGCCGATCTTAATGGGATTCTTTGTGTTCTTCTTCGTCTTCTTGATTTCAGGAATGGCCTTGTTGAACGAAAGAACTTCCGGAACTTTAGGACGACTATTAGCAACGCCAGTCAGAAGGTCAGAAATCGTGTTTGGATACATGATCTCTTATGGATTTCTCGCTATTTTTCAAACTTTATTGATCGTCTTGTTCACGATTTACGTTCTGCAAGTCGAAGTGGTCGGAAATATTTTGAATATTGTGATAGTTAATGTAATACTAGCCTTTGTAGCTTTAGCATTTGGTATTTTGATGTCGACCTTTGCCAAGTCAGAATTCCAAATGATGCAATTCATTCCGCTTGTAATTATTCCACAAGTCTTTTTCTCAGGAATCATTCCACTAGATACAATGGCACATTGGGTCCAATACATCGCCTACATCTTGCCACTGAAGTATTCCGGAGAAGCAACCAGCGACATTGTGATGAGTGGTAAAAATCTTTGGCAAGTCATGAATCCAATTTTAGTCTTGTTGCTATTTTTAGTGATTTTGACCATGGCCAACATCCGCGGACTAAGACGCTATCGCAAAGTGTAG
- a CDS encoding APC family permease, giving the protein MFKSLFRRKDVKAALLEKPTLQRTIGPMGLIIMGIGVIVGAGIFITPGIIAAKYAGPGVIFTYLLAALVCAGAAFCYSEFSSSIPLAGSAYTYAYSTFGEIIAWFVGWALLSEYMFTGATVAVSWSAYFRSLLEGFGIKLPTVLQSAPGTPGNPGGRFDIIAFIVVLLITFLLLQGLNESVRLNTIMVGVKLVVIFLFVAIALFYIKPSNFKPFLPYGVGGIGKGASVAFFAFVGFDIISTASEEVKNPKKTMPIGIISSLLICSALYALVSFALVGAVKYTKLNVADPVAYALKYLNQNWAAGIISLGAIMGMTTVMIVVIYGGTRLIYSISRDGLLPTSLHKINKKHVPTTSTILFGLVSAFSSAILPIDKIAELVNVGTLNAFAITSIGVILLRKSKNTRDLDHAFQVPFFPWFPIISFLACAYLLANLQAFTWEIFGVWTTIGLILYFFYGHRKSNLATE; this is encoded by the coding sequence ATGTTCAAATCCCTGTTTAGAAGAAAAGATGTTAAAGCCGCCTTGTTGGAAAAGCCGACTTTACAAAGAACTATCGGACCAATGGGACTGATCATCATGGGAATTGGTGTTATCGTCGGAGCCGGAATATTTATCACCCCTGGTATTATTGCCGCTAAATATGCTGGACCTGGCGTTATTTTCACTTATCTATTAGCCGCACTAGTTTGTGCTGGTGCAGCTTTTTGTTACTCAGAATTTTCATCATCGATCCCGTTGGCTGGTAGTGCATACACTTATGCCTATTCAACCTTTGGCGAGATCATCGCCTGGTTCGTAGGTTGGGCTCTATTGTCTGAGTACATGTTTACCGGAGCCACAGTTGCCGTTTCTTGGTCAGCTTACTTTAGAAGTTTGCTTGAAGGATTCGGGATCAAATTACCAACAGTTTTACAGTCAGCTCCTGGTACTCCAGGAAACCCTGGCGGGCGATTCGATATTATCGCCTTTATCGTCGTCTTGCTGATAACCTTCTTGTTATTACAAGGATTAAATGAATCAGTCAGACTAAATACGATCATGGTCGGCGTTAAGTTAGTCGTTATCTTCTTATTCGTCGCCATCGCATTGTTCTACATCAAGCCTTCTAACTTCAAGCCTTTCTTGCCTTATGGCGTTGGCGGTATTGGTAAGGGTGCCTCAGTTGCCTTCTTCGCGTTTGTTGGGTTCGATATTATTTCGACCGCAAGTGAGGAAGTTAAAAATCCGAAGAAGACTATGCCAATCGGTATTATTTCTTCACTTTTGATCTGTTCGGCACTTTACGCTTTAGTTAGTTTTGCTTTAGTTGGTGCAGTTAAGTACACTAAGTTGAATGTGGCTGATCCAGTTGCTTACGCTTTGAAGTACTTGAATCAAAACTGGGCTGCCGGGATCATTTCATTAGGTGCCATTATGGGAATGACGACCGTTATGATCGTTGTTATCTACGGTGGTACTCGCTTGATCTACTCAATCAGTCGTGACGGCTTGTTGCCAACTAGCTTGCACAAGATCAATAAGAAACACGTTCCAACTACTAGTACGATCTTGTTTGGACTAGTTTCAGCCTTTTCTTCAGCAATTTTGCCAATCGATAAAATCGCTGAATTAGTTAATGTCGGGACCTTAAACGCCTTTGCAATCACTTCGATCGGCGTCATCTTGTTGAGAAAGAGCAAGAATACACGCGACTTAGATCACGCCTTTCAAGTTCCTTTCTTCCCATGGTTCCCAATCATTTCGTTCTTAGCTTGTGCTTATCTTTTGGCAAACTTACAAGCATTCACTTGGGAAATATTTGGAGTTTGGACCACGATCGGGTTGATCCTATACTTCTTCTACGGTCATCGTAAGAGTAATTTAGCAACTGAGTAA
- a CDS encoding AEC family transporter, whose protein sequence is MGVFVQSVQGILIIIGLIAVGYYLAKRGWFNDSATSLIAKIVTQVALPTYMIYTITHDFTAGKLVKLLPDLAIPVLSMTILIGISWVMIKVLHIEKGKRGLFSSMFFNSNTVFVGLPVNMALFGTKSLPYVLVYYMANTTFFWTLGTYLIQADGEKSAQFSLKKTLGKVFSPPLLGFMIGLVLVMFNINLPGFLMTDFQYLGNLTIPLSMIFIGISIAHAGLTNVSFHKDNLGILFGRFIMAPVLMSVLFIFIPGPALMKQVFIIQSAMPVMTNAPVVARLYGADSDYAAIMVTETTLLSLIVVPILMMIIK, encoded by the coding sequence TGGTTCAACGATAGTGCCACTAGTTTAATTGCCAAAATCGTTACGCAAGTAGCTTTGCCAACTTACATGATCTACACGATCACGCACGACTTTACTGCGGGTAAATTGGTCAAACTCTTGCCTGACCTTGCTATTCCAGTCTTGTCGATGACAATTTTGATTGGTATTTCTTGGGTTATGATCAAAGTTCTTCATATTGAAAAAGGTAAACGAGGTTTATTCTCGTCAATGTTCTTCAACTCAAATACGGTCTTCGTTGGACTTCCAGTCAACATGGCTTTGTTTGGGACGAAGAGTTTGCCTTACGTTTTGGTTTACTACATGGCAAACACGACTTTCTTCTGGACGCTTGGTACCTACTTGATCCAAGCCGATGGTGAAAAATCTGCCCAGTTCAGTTTGAAGAAAACGCTAGGGAAAGTTTTCTCACCACCGCTACTTGGTTTTATGATTGGTCTAGTTTTGGTCATGTTCAACATCAACCTACCAGGATTTTTGATGACCGACTTTCAATATCTGGGTAATTTGACCATTCCGCTATCAATGATCTTCATTGGTATATCGATTGCGCACGCTGGACTGACCAACGTCAGCTTCCACAAAGACAACCTGGGAATCTTGTTCGGTCGTTTTATCATGGCCCCAGTCTTAATGTCAGTCCTCTTCATTTTCATCCCTGGACCCGCATTAATGAAGCAAGTCTTCATTATCCAATCAGCCATGCCCGTTATGACAAACGCCCCTGTTGTGGCACGTTTGTACGGTGCTGATTCAGACTATGCAGCCATCATGGTTACTGAAACCACTTTGCTTAGTTTGATCGTAGTGCCAATTTTAATGATGATAATCAAATAA
- a CDS encoding IclR family transcriptional regulator, whose product MTDSSSTLRNGLRILDLLEKTSGLSLTAISKQLGINKSTAYRLLATLIEEHRVKKIQLRYSLVHADFHSRLEQSSSLNPISIPVSNKILDKFDTTAFIGILDKSNVVITQVFPKDSGFSEFRVLGNVTTVHLSALGKAIVAFLPKDSQHKILNDLSFTVGTKYTLDDQNIFQRNLDVIKNTGFALDDEESSLGIRCLAVPIFRDDQVIASFGLSGTFQSLPRTKLQKIAKQLAKSSQEITNEFF is encoded by the coding sequence ATGACTGACTCATCATCTACATTGCGAAATGGTTTAAGAATCTTAGATTTGTTAGAAAAAACTAGTGGTTTATCTTTGACCGCTATCTCAAAACAATTGGGCATCAATAAAAGCACCGCTTATCGATTGCTAGCGACTTTGATCGAGGAACATCGCGTGAAAAAAATTCAACTACGCTATTCGTTAGTTCATGCTGATTTTCACAGTCGATTAGAACAATCATCGTCACTGAATCCAATCTCGATCCCAGTATCTAACAAAATTTTGGACAAATTCGATACGACTGCCTTTATTGGTATCCTCGACAAAAGTAATGTTGTGATCACGCAAGTATTTCCTAAAGATTCTGGATTTTCGGAATTTAGAGTCCTTGGAAACGTTACTACAGTCCATCTGAGTGCCTTGGGCAAAGCTATTGTCGCTTTTTTACCCAAGGATTCTCAACACAAGATCCTTAACGATTTAAGTTTTACTGTGGGTACGAAATATACGCTGGACGACCAAAATATTTTTCAACGAAACTTAGATGTCATTAAGAATACTGGTTTCGCTTTGGATGATGAAGAAAGCAGTCTGGGAATTCGTTGTTTGGCTGTGCCAATTTTTAGAGACGATCAAGTTATCGCTTCATTTGGTCTATCAGGAACTTTTCAAAGCTTGCCACGGACCAAATTACAGAAAATCGCCAAACAATTGGCTAAAAGCAGTCAAGAGATCACTAACGAATTCTTCTAA
- a CDS encoding TetR/AcrR family transcriptional regulator — MTEELMANDFKAWVDQADMPKGKKKVIMAGLKLFSEKGFEGTSTQEIATESGMSQATIFKYFKTKDDLLKFIITPIMENIVPLYVVEFKNELENKKANLEDLIKFVVHNRYQFLVDNKEVALIVLSELLTKEEIKSQFVKMMTSRGPSIVDTFQKLMDQTGEVRPGLTPIEIMRLVVSQILIYFIQNYKIFPGRKETDVEKDLQVIETMIINAIRKPTN; from the coding sequence ATGACAGAAGAATTAATGGCAAACGACTTTAAAGCCTGGGTCGATCAAGCCGATATGCCCAAAGGTAAGAAAAAAGTTATTATGGCTGGACTGAAGCTTTTCTCTGAAAAAGGTTTTGAAGGCACATCAACGCAAGAAATCGCCACAGAATCCGGCATGAGTCAGGCCACGATTTTTAAATATTTCAAGACCAAAGATGATCTCTTAAAATTTATCATCACTCCAATAATGGAAAACATTGTTCCGCTTTACGTAGTTGAGTTCAAAAATGAATTGGAAAATAAAAAGGCTAATCTAGAGGACTTAATAAAGTTCGTCGTCCACAACCGTTATCAATTTTTGGTAGATAACAAAGAAGTCGCCTTGATAGTGCTATCAGAGTTATTGACCAAAGAAGAAATCAAGTCTCAGTTTGTCAAGATGATGACCAGCAGAGGGCCTTCGATAGTCGATACTTTCCAAAAGTTGATGGATCAGACAGGAGAAGTGAGACCAGGATTGACCCCAATCGAAATCATGCGATTAGTGGTTTCACAGATTTTGATCTACTTCATTCAGAATTATAAAATCTTTCCAGGACGAAAAGAGACTGATGTTGAAAAGGATCTCCAAGTAATCGAAACGATGATCATAAACGCAATAAGAAAGCCTACCAATTAA
- a CDS encoding MalY/PatB family protein, which translates to MKIDFDKLNDRRGTNSSKWNVGENELPMWVADMDFQTVPEVIDAMQQDVARGIFGYQYVPDEYYQAVKDWEKVEHNFDVDPDWLTFTTGVIPTIGDILRHLTDAGDNVLIQEPNYNSFYKVITNNGHQILNNELIYQDGQYSIDWTDLEEKLSGPQTTSMFLCNPHNPSGHIWSKDDLEKLAKLTNKYNVLVISDEIHGDILMPGKQYTPFASLDESLIQNSISLVSPSKTFNLAVLHAATAITPNENLRQRLQVAVGTNGHDEPGVLAINASIAAYTKGHDWLDQLREYVGKNRELLTEFVKDNLPDVTVVKGDATYLAWIDVTKISHDSAELNDFLRQETGLYLAEGTKYKGNGNDFLRMNLATTRSRVEDGLNRLKTGLEKYQAKH; encoded by the coding sequence GTGAAAATAGATTTTGACAAACTAAACGACCGTCGCGGGACTAATTCTTCGAAATGGAACGTTGGCGAAAACGAGTTGCCAATGTGGGTAGCTGACATGGACTTTCAGACAGTTCCAGAAGTTATCGACGCTATGCAACAAGACGTTGCTCGAGGAATTTTTGGCTACCAATACGTCCCAGATGAATACTATCAAGCAGTGAAAGATTGGGAAAAAGTCGAACACAATTTTGATGTTGATCCAGATTGGTTAACTTTTACCACTGGTGTTATTCCGACGATTGGAGACATTTTGCGTCATCTGACTGATGCTGGGGATAATGTCTTGATCCAAGAACCAAACTACAATTCATTTTATAAAGTGATCACTAACAATGGCCACCAAATTTTGAACAACGAGTTGATCTACCAGGATGGTCAATATTCGATCGACTGGACTGACTTAGAAGAAAAATTGAGCGGTCCGCAAACGACCTCGATGTTCTTGTGCAATCCGCACAATCCATCAGGTCATATTTGGTCAAAAGATGATTTGGAGAAATTGGCTAAATTAACGAACAAATACAATGTGCTAGTTATTTCTGACGAGATCCATGGAGATATTTTGATGCCAGGAAAACAATACACTCCATTTGCTTCATTGGACGAATCATTGATCCAAAACAGTATTTCATTAGTATCGCCAAGCAAGACTTTCAATTTGGCTGTATTGCACGCTGCTACGGCAATTACACCAAACGAAAATCTTCGCCAACGTTTGCAAGTTGCTGTGGGAACTAATGGACATGATGAACCCGGAGTTTTAGCCATCAATGCATCGATTGCCGCCTATACTAAAGGCCATGATTGGCTAGATCAGTTAAGAGAGTACGTCGGCAAAAACCGTGAGTTGTTGACGGAATTTGTTAAAGACAATCTGCCTGATGTGACTGTCGTCAAGGGGGATGCTACTTATCTTGCTTGGATCGATGTTACTAAGATCAGTCACGACTCTGCAGAATTAAATGACTTTTTACGTCAAGAAACTGGTTTGTATCTGGCTGAAGGTACTAAATACAAGGGAAATGGCAACGACTTTCTCAGAATGAATCTTGCAACTACTCGTAGCCGAGTCGAAGATGGATTGAATCGTCTCAAGACGGGATTAGAGAAGTATCAAGCTAAACATTAA
- a CDS encoding NADH-dependent flavin oxidoreductase, whose translation MATQYNFLKPYTFKNGVTVKNRIVIPPMTEAAALENGAISQDELRYFDIHTGGVGMFIAPVMNVSDDGKGFEGEPSVADDKFMPGLKKLANTMKQNGTKAILQIFHAGRMSNSKILRGVQPVSASAVAALRPNAETPRELTNDEIEQIIEDFGQATRRAIQAGFDGIELHGANTYLMQQFFSPHSNRRTDKWGGSLENRMRFGLEIIKRVHQAVEEYGDDKFIVGYRISPEEIEEPGIRLDDTLKFIDVLADQPIDYLHVSMGYAWRASLNDKSDTEPIVLKIKETVNGRLPLISVGSIETPADAEKVIDAGIDFAAIGRESIRDPKWVQKVELGQEDSINYQLSLTELDELGINSAFLDFLYALNADLHLVGSDRPKDDFVHNMGGVEGN comes from the coding sequence ATGGCAACACAATATAATTTTTTAAAACCATATACTTTTAAAAATGGCGTAACAGTCAAGAATAGAATCGTTATTCCTCCAATGACGGAAGCGGCTGCATTGGAAAATGGTGCCATTTCTCAAGATGAGTTGAGATATTTTGATATTCATACTGGTGGCGTAGGGATGTTCATCGCCCCTGTAATGAATGTTTCTGATGATGGAAAGGGATTTGAAGGTGAACCTTCAGTCGCTGATGACAAGTTCATGCCAGGCTTGAAAAAATTAGCTAATACTATGAAACAAAATGGGACTAAGGCTATTTTACAAATTTTTCACGCTGGTAGGATGTCGAACTCTAAAATTTTGCGTGGAGTTCAACCTGTCTCCGCAAGTGCGGTAGCGGCATTGCGCCCCAACGCTGAAACACCTCGTGAGTTGACTAATGACGAGATCGAACAAATTATCGAAGACTTTGGACAAGCAACGCGTCGTGCTATTCAAGCTGGATTTGACGGCATCGAATTACACGGTGCCAATACATATTTGATGCAACAATTCTTCTCACCACATTCAAATCGTCGTACAGATAAATGGGGTGGTAGCTTAGAAAACAGAATGCGTTTTGGTTTGGAAATTATCAAGCGTGTTCATCAAGCAGTTGAAGAATATGGCGATGACAAGTTTATTGTTGGTTATCGAATTTCTCCAGAAGAGATCGAAGAACCAGGAATCAGATTAGATGATACTTTGAAGTTTATCGATGTCTTAGCAGATCAACCAATTGACTATCTCCATGTTTCAATGGGTTATGCTTGGAGAGCTTCATTGAACGATAAGTCTGATACAGAACCGATCGTGTTGAAGATCAAAGAGACTGTTAATGGTAGATTGCCATTGATTTCGGTTGGGTCGATCGAAACTCCGGCTGATGCTGAAAAAGTTATTGATGCCGGGATTGATTTTGCGGCGATTGGTCGTGAGTCGATTCGTGATCCTAAGTGGGTTCAAAAGGTTGAATTGGGGCAAGAGGATTCTATTAACTATCAATTGTCTCTTACTGAATTGGACGAGTTGGGGATTAATTCGGCTTTCTTGGATTTCTTGTATGCTTTGAATGCTGACTTGCATTTGGTTGGGTCGGATCGACCTAAGGATGATTTTGTGCATAATATGGGAGGAGTTGAAGGTAACTAG
- a CDS encoding GNAT family N-acetyltransferase yields the protein MKDYVIKRTYGATDFDAVKDVYYQTWKTSYQGMIPQEYLDSLDKTITWHPEKLVGSTYIAVSQQNKIIGVCTYGQSRDERFPDMGEVYSIYVLPEWQSGGVGQSLLARSLHKLKTQYDQIYLAVLEKNEPAQKFYESFGFSQTEYTTTTETSYGNLHEVIYMTKE from the coding sequence ATGAAAGATTATGTTATCAAAAGAACTTATGGGGCGACTGATTTTGATGCAGTCAAAGACGTTTATTATCAGACTTGGAAAACCTCTTATCAAGGCATGATCCCGCAAGAATATCTGGACAGTCTTGATAAAACCATTACTTGGCATCCTGAAAAGTTAGTTGGCAGCACGTATATCGCTGTTTCCCAACAAAATAAAATTATCGGCGTCTGCACATATGGCCAATCACGCGATGAAAGATTTCCTGATATGGGCGAAGTCTATTCGATCTACGTCTTGCCTGAATGGCAGTCAGGCGGAGTCGGCCAGTCTCTTTTAGCCAGATCACTCCACAAACTAAAAACCCAGTACGACCAAATCTACTTAGCCGTTTTAGAAAAAAATGAACCGGCTCAAAAATTTTATGAATCGTTTGGATTCAGCCAAACAGAATATACGACTACCACTGAAACTTCCTACGGAAATCTACATGAAGTAATTTATATGACGAAAGAATGA
- a CDS encoding ABC transporter ATP-binding protein: protein MEQPLVSMKQIVKTFGDQVVLNKIDFDIPAGIIVGLIGPSGAGKSTVINVLLGMETPQSGTATIFGETMPNRKLLSRIGYMAQTDALYEQLSGRENLKFFADMKGIEPADAQRQIEHVAKVVELTNDLDKRTSGYSGGMKRRLSLAISMLGNADLLILDEPTVGVDPALRKKIWAELHRLRDQGKTILVTTHVMDEAELVDDVAMLIGGKMQAYDKPAILKERYHEDTIENVFLKVESENEKNVSHS, encoded by the coding sequence ATGGAGCAACCATTAGTATCAATGAAGCAGATCGTGAAAACTTTTGGCGACCAAGTAGTTTTAAACAAGATCGATTTTGATATCCCGGCTGGCATCATCGTTGGATTGATCGGACCATCTGGAGCAGGTAAGTCAACCGTAATCAACGTGCTATTGGGTATGGAAACGCCACAATCTGGAACAGCGACGATTTTTGGCGAGACAATGCCTAATCGTAAATTGTTGAGTCGAATCGGCTATATGGCACAGACAGATGCTTTATACGAGCAACTTTCTGGTCGAGAGAATTTAAAATTTTTTGCCGACATGAAAGGGATTGAACCAGCTGATGCCCAAAGACAAATTGAACACGTGGCTAAAGTGGTTGAATTAACTAACGACTTGGATAAACGTACCAGCGGTTATTCTGGAGGGATGAAGCGACGTTTATCGTTAGCAATTTCCATGCTTGGAAATGCTGATTTATTGATTTTGGATGAGCCGACTGTCGGAGTTGACCCAGCCTTACGGAAAAAAATCTGGGCTGAGTTGCATCGCTTGCGAGATCAGGGGAAGACTATTTTAGTTACGACTCACGTTATGGACGAAGCCGAATTAGTCGATGATGTAGCCATGTTGATTGGTGGCAAAATGCAAGCTTATGACAAGCCAGCAATATTAAAAGAACGTTATCACGAAGATACGATTGAAAATGTCTTTTTAAAGGTGGAGAGTGAAAATGAGAAGAACGTTAGCCATAGCTAA
- a CDS encoding SDR family NAD(P)-dependent oxidoreductase codes for MKTVVITGAASGMGLAATKIFLEHNWNVAMADYNQEQGQQKADELAKKYSTEQVKFFQTDVSDEKSVEKLAKSVADNFDYADALLNNAGVFTGGMLHEVKTADWDRIMNIDVKSIYLMAKYFVPSMIERKSGVIVNTASVSGLMGDYNMAAYNAAKGAVVNLVRSMALDYGQYGIRVNNVNPGPTNTPMFQQNPQSVIDEFVEASPMKKLVEPEDVAKTMYFLTTDGAKSITGQNIPVTAGFGVWSSQPKQ; via the coding sequence ATGAAAACTGTTGTAATTACTGGAGCTGCATCGGGAATGGGATTAGCTGCTACCAAAATATTCCTCGAGCACAATTGGAATGTCGCTATGGCTGACTATAATCAAGAACAAGGACAACAAAAGGCTGATGAATTAGCTAAAAAATATTCGACAGAACAAGTTAAATTTTTTCAAACTGACGTTTCCGATGAAAAATCAGTTGAGAAATTAGCCAAATCCGTTGCTGATAATTTTGACTATGCCGATGCGCTACTAAACAATGCTGGGGTATTCACAGGTGGAATGCTGCATGAAGTAAAGACCGCCGATTGGGATCGGATCATGAACATCGATGTAAAATCAATCTACTTGATGGCCAAATACTTCGTGCCATCAATGATTGAGAGAAAATCTGGCGTTATCGTCAATACTGCCTCTGTTTCAGGGCTCATGGGCGACTACAACATGGCTGCTTATAATGCTGCCAAAGGTGCTGTCGTCAATTTAGTCAGATCAATGGCACTTGATTATGGTCAATATGGAATTCGAGTTAACAACGTTAATCCTGGACCAACTAATACACCAATGTTCCAGCAAAATCCTCAATCGGTTATCGATGAATTTGTTGAAGCAAGTCCGATGAAGAAACTAGTTGAACCAGAAGACGTTGCAAAGACAATGTACTTTTTGACAACCGATGGCGCCAAATCAATCACCGGTCAAAACATTCCAGTTACCGCAGGATTTGGAGTTTGGAGTAGCCAGCCAAAGCAATAA